The following proteins come from a genomic window of Populus nigra chromosome 6, ddPopNigr1.1, whole genome shotgun sequence:
- the LOC133697757 gene encoding DNA mismatch repair protein MSH1, mitochondrial isoform X1, protein MYWLATRNAVVSLPKWRSFALLLRAPFKCSSLGLSPPPLYSRIGQAQPIYCFKNPKGTARNSKKSKASNNVLDDKDLSHIIWWKENLQRCKKPSTVNLVKRLMYSNLLGLDASLKNGSLKEGNLNWEILQFKSKFPREVLLCRVGDFYEAIGIDACILVEYAGLNPFGGLRSDSVPRAGCPVVNLRQTLDDLTRNGYSVCIVEEVQGPTQARSRKGRFISGHARPGSPYVFGLVGVDHDLEFPEPMPVVGISQSARGYCMISVLETMKTYSLEDGLTEEALVTKLRTCQYHHLFLHSSLKHNSSGTCRWGEYGRGGLLWGECNGRYFEWFEGDPVTELLFKVRELYGLDDKVGFRNAYVSSENRPRPLHLGTATQIGAIPTEGIPCLLKVLLPSNCTGLPELYVRDMLLNPPAYEIASTIQATCKLMSNITCSIPEFTCVSSAKLVKLLEQKEANHIEFCRIKNVLDEILFMYRNSELNEILKSLMDPAWMATGLKIDFETLVNECEWASGRISEMISLDGESDQKISSCPVVPSEFFEDMESSWKSRVKRVHIEEEFSEVEKAAQALSLAVTEDFIPIISRIKATTSPFGGPKGEILYAREHEAVWFKGKRFAPAVWAGTPGEEQIKQLKPAVDSKGRKVGEEWFTTIKLEDALTRYHDAGEKAKAKVLELLRGLSAELQTKVNILVFASMVLVIAKALFAHVSEGRRRKWVFPTLTGFNDSKGVKSSDGGNRMKFVGLSPYWFNAAEGSAVQNTVDMQSLFLLTGPNGGGKSSLLRSICASALLGICGLMVPAESALIPNFDSIMLHMKSYDSPADGKSSFQVEMSEIRSLVTGASSRSLVLVDEICRGTETAKGACIAGSIVETLDRIGCLGIVSTHLHGIFDLPLDTSNTVYKAMGTEYVDGRTKPTWRLIDGICRESLAFETAKKEGIPESIIQRAEDLYFSAYAKGVISGKTVNSVRQFSSDRIVNDSDEAHLSSETTASLHPSTHSTKAVDTVEKKDIENAITMICQKKLIELYKQKNTSEVVSFHCVAIGAREQPPPSTISASCVYVMLRPDKKLYVGVTDDLESRIRSHRSKEGMDNAAFLYFIVPGKSIACLLETLLINQLPIKGFKLTNVSDGKHRNFGTTNLSLESVTVH, encoded by the exons ATGTACTGGTTAGCAACTAGAAATGCCGTCGTTTCACTTCCCAAGTGGCGCTCCTTCGCTCTCCTCCTCCGTGCTCCTTTCAAATGCAGTTCACTTGGCCTGTCGCCACCGCCTCT CTACAGCAGGATCGGACAGGCTCAACCTATATATTGCTTTAAAAATCCGAAAGGAACTGCAAGAAATAGCaagaaatctaaagcatccaaTAATGTTCTCGACGATAAGGATCTTTCACACATTATATGGTGGAAGGAG AATTTGCAGCGGTGTAAGAAGCCTTCCACTGTTAATCTGGTTAAAAGGCTTATGTATTCCAATTTGCTCGGCTTGGATGCTAGCTTGAAAAATGGGAG TTTGAAGGAAGGAAATCTCAACTGGGAAATATTGCAATTCAAGTCAAAGTTTCCACGCGAGGTTTTGCTCTGCAGG GTTGGGGATTTCTATGAAGCCATCGGAATAGATGCTTGTATTCTTGTTGAATATGCTGGTTTAAATCCTTTTGGTGGGCTGCGATCTGATAGCGTTCCTAGAGCTGGCTGCCCTGTTGTG AATCTTCGGCAAACTTTAGATGACTTGACACGTAATGGGTATTCAGTG TGCATAGTGGAGGAGGTTCAGGGTCCAACACAAGCTCGTTCACGTAAAGGTCGTTTCATTTCTGG GCATGCACGTCCAGGGAGTCCATATGTTTTTGGACTTGTTGGGGTTGATCACGATCTTGAATTTCCAGAACCAATGCCCGTGGTTG GGATATCTCAATCAGCAAGGGGTTATTGCATGATCTCAGTCTTAGAGACCATGAAAACATATTCATTAGAGGATGGTCTGACTGAAGAGGCTTTGGTTACCAAGCTTCGTACTTGTCAGTACCACCATCTATTCCTTCATTCATCCTTGAAACACAATTCCTCAG GAACTTGTCGTTGGGGAGAGTATGGTCGGGGTGGCTTGTTGTGGGGAGAATGTAACGGCAGATATTTTGAGTGGTTTGAAGGAGATCCTGTCACTGAGCTTTTATTCAAG GTCAGGGAGCTTTATGGTCTTGATGATAAAGTTGGGTTCAGAAATGCTTATGTGTCTTCAGAAAACAGGCCCAGACCATTACACCTTGGAACGGCAACACAAATTG GTGCCATACCAACAGAAGGAATTCCTTGTTTATTAAAGGTGTTACTTCCATCAAATTGCACAGGTCTACCAGAACT GTATGTCAGAGATATGCTTCTCAACCCTCCTGCTTATGAAATTGCATCAACAATTCAAG CAACATGCAAACTTATGAGCAATATAACGTGCTCAATTCCGGAGTTCACTTGTGTGTCCTCTGCAAAG CTTGTGAAGCTACTTGAACAGAAGGAAGCCAATCATATTGAGTTTTGTAGAATAAAAAATGTACTTGATGAAATATTGTTCATGTATAGAAACTCTGAGCTCAATGAAATACTGAAATCATTGATGGATCCTGCTTGGATGGCAACTGGTTTGAAAATCGACTTTGAGACATTA GTTAATGAATGTGAATGGGCTTCAGGCAGAATTTCTGAAATGATTTCCCTAGATGGGGAAAGTGATCAAAAGATAAGTTCTTGTCCTGTTGTACCAAGTGAATTTTTTGAGGATATGGAGTCTTCATGGAAAAGTCGTGTGAAGAGGGTCCATATAGAGGAGGAATTTTCAGAAGTGGAAAAGGCTGCACAGGCCTTATCTTTAGCA GTCACTGAAGATTTCATTCCTatcatttcaagaataaaagcAACCACATCCCCCTTTGGTGGTCCAAAGGGAGAAATATTGTATGCTCGAGAGCATGAAGCTGTTTGGTTCAAGGGAAAACGGTTTGCACCAGCAGTATGGGCTGGTACCCCCGGGGAAGAACAAATTAAACAGCTTAAACCTGCTGTAGATTCTAAAGGTAGAAAAGTTGGCGAGGAATGGTTCACTACAATTAAGTTGGAGGATGCTTTAACGAG GTATCATGATGCAGGCGAGAAAGCAAAAGCAAAGGTTTTGGAATTGTTGAGGGGGCTTTCTGCTGAGTTACAAACAAAAGTCAATATCCTTGTCTTTGCATCAATGGTGCTTGTCATTGCAAAGGCATTATTTGCTCATGTGAG TGAAGGGAGACGGAGGAAATGGGTTTTTCCCACTCTTACTGGGTTCAATGATTCAAAG GGCGTGAAATCCTCAGATGGTGGTAACAGGATGAAATTTGTTGGTCTGTCTCCATATTGGTTTAATGCTGCAGAAGGCAGTGCTGTACAGAATACAGTGGATATGCAGTCCTTGTTTCTTTTGACAGGACCAAACGGAGGTGGTAAATCTAGTTTGCTTCGATCAATCTGTGCATCTGCATTACTTGGAATATGTGGACTTATGGTTCCTGCAGAATCAGCTTTGATTCCTAACTTCGATTCTATAATGCTTCACATGAAATCTTACGATAGTCCTGCTGATGGAAAAAGTTCATTTCAG GTGGAAATGTCAGAAATCCGGTCCCTTGTAACTGGAGCTTCATCAAGAAGCCTTGTGCTCGTAGATGAAATATGTCGAGGAACAGAAACAGCGAAGGGTGCTTGTATTGCTGGAAGCATTGTTGAAACTCTTGATAGAATTGGTTGTCTTGGAATTGTGTCCACCCATTTGCATGGCATATTTGATTTGCCACTTGATACCAGCAACACCGTGTATAAAGCAATGGGAACAGAGTATGTGGATGGACGAACAAAACCAACTTGGAGGTTGATAGATGGGATTTGCAGAGAAAGTCTTGCTTTTGAAACAGCTAAGAAGGAAGGAATCCCTGAAAGTATAATCCAAAGAGCTGAAGACCTGTATTTTTCAGCTTATGCTAAAGGAGTTATTTCAGGAAAGACAGTCAACAGTGTCAGACAGTTTTCTTCTGATAGGATTGTTAATGATTCTGATGAAGCCCATTTATCGAGTGAAACCACAGCTTCTCTTCATCCTAGTACCCATTCAACAAAGGCAGTGGATACTGTGGAGAAGAAAGATATTGAAAATGCTATTACCATGATATGCCAGAAGAAGCTGATTGAGCTCTACAAACAGAAAAACACATCAGAAGTTGTATCATTCCACTGTGTCGCCATTGGTGCCAGGGAACAGCCACCTCCATCAACAATCAGTGCTTCATGTGTCTATGTGATGTTGAGACCGGACAAGAAGCTATATGTTGGAGTG ACGGATGATCTTGAAAGCCGAATCCGTTCACATCGTTCAAAGGAAGGAATGGACAATGCtgcttttctttatttcataGTCCCTGGAAAGAGTATTGCTTGCTTACTGGAAACTCTTCTCATCAACCAACTTCCTATTAAAGGATTCAAACTGACAAATGTGTCTGATGGTAAGCATCGGAATTTCGGCACAACCAATCTCTCTCTGGAAAGTGTGACTGTTCATTAA
- the LOC133697757 gene encoding DNA mismatch repair protein MSH1, mitochondrial isoform X2 gives MYWLATRNAVVSLPKWRSFALLLRAPFKCSSLGLSPPPLRIGQAQPIYCFKNPKGTARNSKKSKASNNVLDDKDLSHIIWWKENLQRCKKPSTVNLVKRLMYSNLLGLDASLKNGSLKEGNLNWEILQFKSKFPREVLLCRVGDFYEAIGIDACILVEYAGLNPFGGLRSDSVPRAGCPVVNLRQTLDDLTRNGYSVCIVEEVQGPTQARSRKGRFISGHARPGSPYVFGLVGVDHDLEFPEPMPVVGISQSARGYCMISVLETMKTYSLEDGLTEEALVTKLRTCQYHHLFLHSSLKHNSSGTCRWGEYGRGGLLWGECNGRYFEWFEGDPVTELLFKVRELYGLDDKVGFRNAYVSSENRPRPLHLGTATQIGAIPTEGIPCLLKVLLPSNCTGLPELYVRDMLLNPPAYEIASTIQATCKLMSNITCSIPEFTCVSSAKLVKLLEQKEANHIEFCRIKNVLDEILFMYRNSELNEILKSLMDPAWMATGLKIDFETLVNECEWASGRISEMISLDGESDQKISSCPVVPSEFFEDMESSWKSRVKRVHIEEEFSEVEKAAQALSLAVTEDFIPIISRIKATTSPFGGPKGEILYAREHEAVWFKGKRFAPAVWAGTPGEEQIKQLKPAVDSKGRKVGEEWFTTIKLEDALTRYHDAGEKAKAKVLELLRGLSAELQTKVNILVFASMVLVIAKALFAHVSEGRRRKWVFPTLTGFNDSKGVKSSDGGNRMKFVGLSPYWFNAAEGSAVQNTVDMQSLFLLTGPNGGGKSSLLRSICASALLGICGLMVPAESALIPNFDSIMLHMKSYDSPADGKSSFQVEMSEIRSLVTGASSRSLVLVDEICRGTETAKGACIAGSIVETLDRIGCLGIVSTHLHGIFDLPLDTSNTVYKAMGTEYVDGRTKPTWRLIDGICRESLAFETAKKEGIPESIIQRAEDLYFSAYAKGVISGKTVNSVRQFSSDRIVNDSDEAHLSSETTASLHPSTHSTKAVDTVEKKDIENAITMICQKKLIELYKQKNTSEVVSFHCVAIGAREQPPPSTISASCVYVMLRPDKKLYVGVTDDLESRIRSHRSKEGMDNAAFLYFIVPGKSIACLLETLLINQLPIKGFKLTNVSDGKHRNFGTTNLSLESVTVH, from the exons ATGTACTGGTTAGCAACTAGAAATGCCGTCGTTTCACTTCCCAAGTGGCGCTCCTTCGCTCTCCTCCTCCGTGCTCCTTTCAAATGCAGTTCACTTGGCCTGTCGCCACCGCCTCT CAGGATCGGACAGGCTCAACCTATATATTGCTTTAAAAATCCGAAAGGAACTGCAAGAAATAGCaagaaatctaaagcatccaaTAATGTTCTCGACGATAAGGATCTTTCACACATTATATGGTGGAAGGAG AATTTGCAGCGGTGTAAGAAGCCTTCCACTGTTAATCTGGTTAAAAGGCTTATGTATTCCAATTTGCTCGGCTTGGATGCTAGCTTGAAAAATGGGAG TTTGAAGGAAGGAAATCTCAACTGGGAAATATTGCAATTCAAGTCAAAGTTTCCACGCGAGGTTTTGCTCTGCAGG GTTGGGGATTTCTATGAAGCCATCGGAATAGATGCTTGTATTCTTGTTGAATATGCTGGTTTAAATCCTTTTGGTGGGCTGCGATCTGATAGCGTTCCTAGAGCTGGCTGCCCTGTTGTG AATCTTCGGCAAACTTTAGATGACTTGACACGTAATGGGTATTCAGTG TGCATAGTGGAGGAGGTTCAGGGTCCAACACAAGCTCGTTCACGTAAAGGTCGTTTCATTTCTGG GCATGCACGTCCAGGGAGTCCATATGTTTTTGGACTTGTTGGGGTTGATCACGATCTTGAATTTCCAGAACCAATGCCCGTGGTTG GGATATCTCAATCAGCAAGGGGTTATTGCATGATCTCAGTCTTAGAGACCATGAAAACATATTCATTAGAGGATGGTCTGACTGAAGAGGCTTTGGTTACCAAGCTTCGTACTTGTCAGTACCACCATCTATTCCTTCATTCATCCTTGAAACACAATTCCTCAG GAACTTGTCGTTGGGGAGAGTATGGTCGGGGTGGCTTGTTGTGGGGAGAATGTAACGGCAGATATTTTGAGTGGTTTGAAGGAGATCCTGTCACTGAGCTTTTATTCAAG GTCAGGGAGCTTTATGGTCTTGATGATAAAGTTGGGTTCAGAAATGCTTATGTGTCTTCAGAAAACAGGCCCAGACCATTACACCTTGGAACGGCAACACAAATTG GTGCCATACCAACAGAAGGAATTCCTTGTTTATTAAAGGTGTTACTTCCATCAAATTGCACAGGTCTACCAGAACT GTATGTCAGAGATATGCTTCTCAACCCTCCTGCTTATGAAATTGCATCAACAATTCAAG CAACATGCAAACTTATGAGCAATATAACGTGCTCAATTCCGGAGTTCACTTGTGTGTCCTCTGCAAAG CTTGTGAAGCTACTTGAACAGAAGGAAGCCAATCATATTGAGTTTTGTAGAATAAAAAATGTACTTGATGAAATATTGTTCATGTATAGAAACTCTGAGCTCAATGAAATACTGAAATCATTGATGGATCCTGCTTGGATGGCAACTGGTTTGAAAATCGACTTTGAGACATTA GTTAATGAATGTGAATGGGCTTCAGGCAGAATTTCTGAAATGATTTCCCTAGATGGGGAAAGTGATCAAAAGATAAGTTCTTGTCCTGTTGTACCAAGTGAATTTTTTGAGGATATGGAGTCTTCATGGAAAAGTCGTGTGAAGAGGGTCCATATAGAGGAGGAATTTTCAGAAGTGGAAAAGGCTGCACAGGCCTTATCTTTAGCA GTCACTGAAGATTTCATTCCTatcatttcaagaataaaagcAACCACATCCCCCTTTGGTGGTCCAAAGGGAGAAATATTGTATGCTCGAGAGCATGAAGCTGTTTGGTTCAAGGGAAAACGGTTTGCACCAGCAGTATGGGCTGGTACCCCCGGGGAAGAACAAATTAAACAGCTTAAACCTGCTGTAGATTCTAAAGGTAGAAAAGTTGGCGAGGAATGGTTCACTACAATTAAGTTGGAGGATGCTTTAACGAG GTATCATGATGCAGGCGAGAAAGCAAAAGCAAAGGTTTTGGAATTGTTGAGGGGGCTTTCTGCTGAGTTACAAACAAAAGTCAATATCCTTGTCTTTGCATCAATGGTGCTTGTCATTGCAAAGGCATTATTTGCTCATGTGAG TGAAGGGAGACGGAGGAAATGGGTTTTTCCCACTCTTACTGGGTTCAATGATTCAAAG GGCGTGAAATCCTCAGATGGTGGTAACAGGATGAAATTTGTTGGTCTGTCTCCATATTGGTTTAATGCTGCAGAAGGCAGTGCTGTACAGAATACAGTGGATATGCAGTCCTTGTTTCTTTTGACAGGACCAAACGGAGGTGGTAAATCTAGTTTGCTTCGATCAATCTGTGCATCTGCATTACTTGGAATATGTGGACTTATGGTTCCTGCAGAATCAGCTTTGATTCCTAACTTCGATTCTATAATGCTTCACATGAAATCTTACGATAGTCCTGCTGATGGAAAAAGTTCATTTCAG GTGGAAATGTCAGAAATCCGGTCCCTTGTAACTGGAGCTTCATCAAGAAGCCTTGTGCTCGTAGATGAAATATGTCGAGGAACAGAAACAGCGAAGGGTGCTTGTATTGCTGGAAGCATTGTTGAAACTCTTGATAGAATTGGTTGTCTTGGAATTGTGTCCACCCATTTGCATGGCATATTTGATTTGCCACTTGATACCAGCAACACCGTGTATAAAGCAATGGGAACAGAGTATGTGGATGGACGAACAAAACCAACTTGGAGGTTGATAGATGGGATTTGCAGAGAAAGTCTTGCTTTTGAAACAGCTAAGAAGGAAGGAATCCCTGAAAGTATAATCCAAAGAGCTGAAGACCTGTATTTTTCAGCTTATGCTAAAGGAGTTATTTCAGGAAAGACAGTCAACAGTGTCAGACAGTTTTCTTCTGATAGGATTGTTAATGATTCTGATGAAGCCCATTTATCGAGTGAAACCACAGCTTCTCTTCATCCTAGTACCCATTCAACAAAGGCAGTGGATACTGTGGAGAAGAAAGATATTGAAAATGCTATTACCATGATATGCCAGAAGAAGCTGATTGAGCTCTACAAACAGAAAAACACATCAGAAGTTGTATCATTCCACTGTGTCGCCATTGGTGCCAGGGAACAGCCACCTCCATCAACAATCAGTGCTTCATGTGTCTATGTGATGTTGAGACCGGACAAGAAGCTATATGTTGGAGTG ACGGATGATCTTGAAAGCCGAATCCGTTCACATCGTTCAAAGGAAGGAATGGACAATGCtgcttttctttatttcataGTCCCTGGAAAGAGTATTGCTTGCTTACTGGAAACTCTTCTCATCAACCAACTTCCTATTAAAGGATTCAAACTGACAAATGTGTCTGATGGTAAGCATCGGAATTTCGGCACAACCAATCTCTCTCTGGAAAGTGTGACTGTTCATTAA
- the LOC133697759 gene encoding uncharacterized protein LOC133697759, with protein sequence MDEVVEAVEKAKKEWEETYSKAQQHVKAIQDYDAKSSSSSSSSVSLPRLNGLAQDCLALLQSLQFQLDLLAPQLPTDDQLKSALRLLDSWKQLHHDLRASLRNANLQAKANMRKAAQQERELLLGGGEESTIRRRNLQTKAGMTSAAESITESLRRTRQLMVQEVERSTGTLMTFEESTTVLRKAETEYKGHRSLLSRTRNLLSTMQRQDVLDRVILAVGFFLFSCAVLYVVSKRIGVLALQRKVTAALKAGMAGKGAIKARAVEDAIPRVIEDGINVAQVLDNAVPKVEVPVERAMHDEL encoded by the exons ATGGATGAGGTAGTGGAGGCAGTGGAGAAGGCGAAGAAAGAATGGGAAGAGACGTATTCTAAAGCACAACAACACGTGAAAGCAATTCAAGATTACGACgccaaatcttcttcttcttcttcttcttctgtttctctTCCGAGATTGAATGGCTTGGCACAAGATTGTTTAGCTTTGCTTCAATCCTTGCAGTTCCAGCTCGATCTCCTTGCTCCTCAATTGCCTACCGATGATCAACTCAAATCCGCCCTCCGATTACTTGATTCCTGGAAACAGCTTCACCATGA TTTGCGGGCGAGTTTGAGAAATGCTAATTTGCAAGCCAAGGCTAACATGAGAAAAGCTGCTCAACAAGAG AGAGAGCTTCTTCTTGGTGGTGGAGAAGAGTCCACTATTCGCAGGCGAAATTTGca GACAAAGGCTGGGATGACATCCGCTGCAGAAAGCATCACGGAGAGCCTTCGCAGAACTCGTCAGCTAATGGTTCAG GAGGTTGAAAGAAGTACTGGCACTCTCATGACTTTTG AGGAATCAACAACAGTATTAAGGAAGGCTGAAACAGAATATAAGGGTCATCGCTCATTGTTATCGCGAACTCGCAATCTTCTCTCTACGATGCAACGTCAGGATGTTCTTGACAG GGTGATACTGGCAGTaggatttttcttgttttcatgtGCTGTTCTTTATGTTGTTTCCAAGCGCATTGGCGTACTTGCATTGCAGAGAAAGGTTACTGCTGCCTTGAAAGCCGGTATGGCCGGAAAAGGAGCCATCAAAGCCAGAGCTGTTGAAGATGCTATACCCAGAGTTATTGAAGATGGTATTAATGTTGCTCAGGTCTTGGACAATGCAGTTCCCAAGGTGGAAGTACCTGTAGAACGAGCCATGCATGATGAACTTTAA
- the LOC133697760 gene encoding uncharacterized protein LOC133697760, with the protein MGSETTARSRKVMVVADPSRESAGALQYALSHVVVENDELILLHVESSYSWWNTFSFRKIYSLTPGPMPNSSEGGGGVGEGDFLEAMRQVCRIAQPKIPVHLERTQLMEETKDKANTILNKSNLLRVDLLIIGQRRGFSTAILGTSRYKLSGGSGTKGLDTAEYLIENSKCSCVAVQKRGQNAGYVLNTKTHKNFWLLA; encoded by the exons ATGGGGAGTGAGACCACTGCACGATCAAGGAAAGTAATGGTGGTGGCAGACCCAAGCCGCGAATCAGCAGGTGCGCTTCAATATGCACTTTCCCATGTAGTTGTTGAGAATGATGAGCTCATACTTCTCCATGTCGAAAGTTCATATTCTTGGTGGAACACATTTTCGTTCAGAAAGATATATAGTCTAACGCCAGGTCCCATGCCCAACTCATCTGAAGGAGGCGGTGGAGTTGGGGAAGGTGACTTTCTTGAAGCAATGCGGCAGGTGTGCCGGATTGCCCAGCCAAAAATCCCTGTTCACTTAGAAAGGACTCAATTAATGGAGGAGACCAAGGACAAGGCGAATACTATCCTTAACAAAAGCAACCTGTTAAGGGTCGATCTTCTTATTATTGGCCAGAGACGAGGTTTCTCTACTGCAATATTAGG CACGAGCAGGTATAAACTGTCAGGAGGGTCGGGTACAAAGGGGTTAGATACAGCGGAGTATTTGATTGAGAACAGCAAGTGCAGTTGTGTTGCAGTGCAGAAAAGAGGACAGAATGCAGGTTATGTGCTAAATacaaaaacccacaaaaacTTCTGGCTCCTAGCATGA